In Bacillota bacterium, the genomic window AATATCCAGCTTATCGTAATTACTATCGGTATTCCTGTTGCCGATACTAAGACCTCCGTTGCCGTGGTCAGCAGCAACGATTAATAAGGTGTCGGGGTTCTGTTTTGCAAACTCCAGTGCAATGTTAACGGCCTTATCAAAGGCCAGTGTCTCGCTGATAACGCCCACAGGGTCATTGGCGTGGGAGGCCATATCAATTTGACTGCCTTCCACGAGTAGGAAAAAGCCCTCGGGGTCTTGCGAGAGAACGTCTATAGCCTTATCTGTCATTTCCGCCAAACTGGGTTCCTCGGTGGGTATACGGTCAATGTCATAAGACATGTGCTTGGGGGTAAATGCTCCCCAAAGTTTTGCTGCTGAGGAATTTTTCATCTCTTCGCTGGTTTTGACCACGTCATAGCCAAAATTTTCTAAAACATGAACCATATTTTGCCCGTCTTTTCTTTTGCCGCCGGCATTTTCAGGTAACAAGTAGTCTAATCCTCCGCCCAGAACAACATCGATCTGCTGGTAAACCTGTTGTTCCGCCACGCTGTCCGAATCCCTGCGGTCAGGGGTGTGAGCGCTAAAAGCGGCAGGTGTTGCATCTTCGATCATTTTTGTGGCTATCAGTCCGGTGGCTTTACCCAGCATCTTGGCACCTTCAAGGACAGAGGCCACAGGTTTAAATTGTTGATCAGCGGCAGCGGGCTTTACCCCGGGTGTGGTTGTTTTATCAGGTAACACACTTACATATTCATCGTTACTTTTAAACCCGGTAGCGAATGCTGTGGCAGCCGGAGCCGAGTCAGTAACGGCGGATTCAGCAGAATATGTCTTTACCAGTCCCGCTGCTATTTCATCTAAAGCCAGAGGGTCACCCTTGTACCAGCGGGCCAGAGTGGTATGGGCAATGCCTGTACCGTCAGGAACCATTAATATTACATTTTCAGCCGGAGTTTCAACCGGGGGTTCAGCACCCGCAGTGGTTACTCCCCATAGAGTTACAGTTAGAAATAGTAAAATTACCGCTAGAGCTGCAGTTTTTTTCCTCATTATTACTGATCCTCCTTTTTTAATCAACTATTCAAAATAAGAATTGGTAGCCCGGGCGAAAGCTTCATACATGGTGGGCAGTTTAACGTTGTGTTTTTCAAGACCGGATTCTTGCAGGTACATAACGAACAGTTCGGTAGATGCAATTGGTATCTTACTGGGCTCTTTTTTGTTTTCAAGTATGTCTATCGCCATTTCAGCAGCTACTTCACCCTGCTCATAAGGTGAGACTCCAACCGCCATCATGCCGCCGTCTTCCACATTGAACCCCCAGCAGCCGATAGCAGGGATATCAATATTTTGCATGGTCCATTCCATCACTTCCTGGGGAGGTACGATGGAATTGTCTTCTTGTGATCTTTGCAGTGTATGATAATGGGTTACCAGAAGGAAGTCTGCTTTTTCCTCGTTTTCCTTTAAAAGTCTTTTCCATTCATCAAAAGTTTGGCATTGAATACTGTCCACCAATTGTAAAGGTTCCCAGGGGAACGAAACCAGCTCATCATGGATATACAGTGATGTTTCGGATGAATCGGAAATGTGTAAGATAGACTTGTCTTCTGTTGTGACCACTTGCATATAAACTTCCTTTA contains:
- a CDS encoding alkaline phosphatase codes for the protein MRKKTAALAVILLFLTVTLWGVTTAGAEPPVETPAENVILMVPDGTGIAHTTLARWYKGDPLALDEIAAGLVKTYSAESAVTDSAPAATAFATGFKSNDEYVSVLPDKTTTPGVKPAAADQQFKPVASVLEGAKMLGKATGLIATKMIEDATPAAFSAHTPDRRDSDSVAEQQVYQQIDVVLGGGLDYLLPENAGGKRKDGQNMVHVLENFGYDVVKTSEEMKNSSAAKLWGAFTPKHMSYDIDRIPTEEPSLAEMTDKAIDVLSQDPEGFFLLVEGSQIDMASHANDPVGVISETLAFDKAVNIALEFAKQNPDTLLIVAADHGNGGLSIGNRNTDSNYDKLDISSYLQPLKMAKLTGAGLESKLNTGKTNVKEVLREYYGINDLTEEEIAAIKNAPSGDLNEVVGPMISKRANLGWTTSGHTGEDTVLYAFGPESPAGVLDNTEIARTITQALGLDLKELNESLFVPAKNTFESLGAKVYYDQADPENPVLEVIKGDNELKLPVNTSIANINGNIKYMEGLTLAPKDIIYVPREAVEIFQAEH